Proteins encoded in a region of the Pelobates fuscus isolate aPelFus1 chromosome 11, aPelFus1.pri, whole genome shotgun sequence genome:
- the LOC134577900 gene encoding hyaluronan synthase 1-like, giving the protein MAVEENKERAWVGVIRRIVTISFAFLVLGGVTWAFADSIPLATDEYRILAFGIYGAFLAFHLIIQSLFAFLEHRKMRRGGQACSYSRTVALTISAYQEDPNYLRECLESVKNTEYPPDKLKIIMVIDGNKEEDQYMMDMFKEVFVNEDVGTYNWKYNYHSWDMAQGAQSFIAEDNPEGVLDSVWTIQGATEKRSGAMYDNSNEQIYEDIKEADLPVYTDIVSEDPGRYEVEQLIKTKRCVCIMQKWGGKREVMYTAFKALGDTVDYVQVCDSDTKLDPLATLELVKVLESNDRYGAVGGDVRILNLQDSYISFMSSLRYWIAFNVERACQSYFDCVSCISGPLGLYRNDLLQTFLESWYNQKFLGTHCTFGDDRHLTNRMLSIGYATKYTARSKCYSETPAQFLRWLSQQTRWTKSYFREWLYNSLWWHKHHLWMTYESIIAGIFPFFVTITVIKLFFSCHLWDIIWVLITIQLIATIKALYACFLRGNMVMIFMSLYAVLYMVGLLPTKYFAIITMNKSSWGTSGRKKVVGNYMPLLPLSIWGSILLAGLIYTLVMTFTNAGCAILDVELNYLIYGSTAYVSYWLFMICLYWLWIRRLCRKRSDYYDIQG; this is encoded by the exons ATGGCTGTAGAAGAAAATAAAGAACGAGCCTGGGTTGGTGTCATACGCCGGATAGTAACTATTTCGTTTGCCTTTTTGGTGTTAGGCGGGGTGACTTGGGCTTTTGCAGACAGCATTCCCTTGGCAACGGATGAGTACCGTATCTTGGCTTTTGGGATCTATGGAGCTTTTCTTGCTTTCCACCTCATTATCCAGAGCTTATTTGCATTCCTGGAACACAGGAAGATGCGGAGAGGTGGTCAGGCATGCTCTTATagcaggactgtggccttgacaatctcagcttaTCAGGAGGATCCAAACTACCTACGAGAATGTCTGGAGTCTGTCAAGAATACTGAGTATCCTCCCGATAAGTTAAAAATTATCATGGTTATAGATGGTAACAAAGAAGAGGACCAATATATGATGGACATGTTCAAGGAGGTGTTTGTAAATGAGGATGTAGGAACATATAACTGGAAATACAACTATCATTCTTGGGACATGGCTCAAGGAGCACAAAGTTTCATTGCTGAGGATAATCCAGAAGGGGTTTTAGACAGTGTTTGGACAATCCAAGGGGCAACTGAAAAGCGCTCTGGAGCAATGTATGATAATTCTAATGAACAAATATATGAGGACATTAAGGAGGCAGATTTGCCCGTGTACACTGATATTGTTAGTGAAGATCCAGGTAGATATGAAGTCGAACAGCTGATCAAAACCAAGCGGTGTGTGTGCATTATGCAAAAATGGGGAGGAAAGAGAGAAGTTATGTACACAGCTTTTAAGGCTCTTGGAGACACGGTGGATTATGTCCag GTTTGTGACTCAGACACCAAGCTTGATCCACTTGCCACACTCGAACTAGTAAAGGTTTTGGAATCGAATGATCGGTATGGTGCAGTAGGAGGAGATGTGCGAATTTTGAACCTCCAAGATTCCTATATCAGTTTCATGAGTAGCTTGAGATACTGGATTGCCTTCAACGTGGAACGAGCCTGCCAATCCTActttgattgtgtttcctgtatAAGTGGACCTCTTG gtCTATATCGGAATGACCTTCTCCAGACATTTCTTGAATCATGGTACAATCAAAAGTTTCTTGGAACGCACTGCACATTTGGAGATGATCGTCATCTTACCAATCGAATGCTCAGTATTGGTTATGCAACCAA ATACACTGCACGGTCAAAATGCTACTCAGAGACTCCTGCCCAGTTCTTGCGATGGCTGAGTCAACAGACACGTTGGACCAAGTCTTATTTCCGAGAGTGGCTCTACAATTCCCTTTGGTGGCACAAGCACCACCTCTGGATGACCTATGAGTCTATAATTGCTggtattttcccattttttgtcACAATCACAGTGATAAAGCTTTTCTTCAGCTGCCATTTGTGGGACATCATATGGGTCCTTATCACAATTCAGCTCATTGCCACCATCAAAGCCTTGTATGCTTGTTTCCTCCGAGGCAACATGGTCATGATATTCATGTCACTATATGCTGTCCTGTACATGGTTGGTCTTCTACCTACAAAATACTTTGCCATTATCACCATGAATAAGAGCAGTTGGGGGACTTCGGGGCGTAAGAAGGTAGTAGGGAACTACATGCCCCTTCTTCCATTGTCCATATGGGGGTCCATTCTGTTAGCAGGTCTCATATACACTCTTGTAATGACATTCACAAATGCAGGTTGTGCCATTCTTGACGTTGAGCTAAACTATCTAATTTATGGTTCCACTGCCTACGTAAGTTACTGGTTGTTTATGATATGTCTCTACTGGTTATGGATTAGGCGACTCTGTAGGAAGAGATctgattattatgatatacaaggCTAA